The Camelina sativa cultivar DH55 chromosome 14, Cs, whole genome shotgun sequence genome includes a window with the following:
- the LOC104740861 gene encoding putative F-box/kelch-repeat protein At1g20940, whose amino-acid sequence MNDLPLHLLDDILFRLDPKSLAMMRCTNRSINSHISDDPNFESGYSSRVVGSSLFHLINYGAHYVLCKSFSSCDSKSSGDEVYLSKDRCYIFGSCSGLLLLYIGDLFVANPLTKRFRVLDHSGSKLLPTIVGGDPNRPARLNAARTGKAMCVGFAVYRSQTTKRFKIVCILETETVYAFEISDGYFWRLSETTINTTSKSDLMARMKPVYLDGILHWLRNDGSLIAFNPETEKARLIPSIFHRGESDTKPLFAEDKKNNRLTLISGTKETISVYTLLGNSKWTLTMRIKNVSMEDIKLVCWNVVAYDGKCLVVRVMKDTYNSGPGWLHVYDMEANSWRVFGSVWCGYKNNRDYYTFTPSLFFVEEDEQEKVIVASNDLRISKLNAIMGLI is encoded by the coding sequence ATGAATGACTTACCCCTTCATCTTCTCGACGATATTCTCTTCAGATTGGACCCCAAATCTCTAGCGATGATGCGATGCACGAATAGATCGATCAACTCCCATATATCCGATGATCCGAATTTTGAATCTGGATACTCTTCCCGTGTCGTCGGATCCAGTTTGTTTCACCTCATCAACTATGGCGCACATTACGTCTTATGCAAGTCTTTCTCTTCCTGCGATTCTAAGTCAAGCGGAGATGAAGTATATTTGTCAAAAGATCGATGTTACATTTTCGGCTCATGCTCCGGCCTTCTCCTACTATACATCGGTGATCTCTTCGTCGCAAACCCCCTCACAAAGAGGTTTCGAGTCCTGGATCACTCGGGGTCAAAGCTTTTGCCTACGATAGTTGGTGGTGATCCAAATAGACCTGCACGCCTTAACGCTGCTCGTACGGGGAAAGCGATGTGCGTCGGTTTTGCGGTATATCGAAGTCAAACCACCAAAAGATTCAAGATCGTATGCATACTCGAGACGGAAACGGTGTACGCGTTCGAGATCAGTGACGGATATTTTTGGAGGTTATCAGAAACGACCATCAACACCACCTCCAAAAGTGATCTCATGGCGCGGATGAAACCTGTTTACTTGGACGGCATTCTTCATTGGTTGAGAAACGATGGGAGCCTCATAGCTTTCAATCCGGAGACAGAGAAAGCACGCTTGATTCCTTCCATATTCCATCGTGGAGAATCAGATACGAAACCGCTTTTTGCAGAAGACAAGAAGAACAATCGTCTGACCTTGATATCGGGGACGAAAGAAACAATCTCAGTTTACACACTACTTGGGAATTCCAAGTGGACCCTCACCATGCGGATCAAGAACGTATCCATGGAGGACATAAAACTTGTTTGTTGGAACGTGGTTGCGTACGATGGCAAGTGCCTTGTGGTTAGGGTGATGAAGGACACTTATAACAGTGGTCCTGGTTGGCTTCATGTGTATGACATGGAAGCTAACAGTTGGAGAGTTTTTGGATCTGTCTGGTGTGGGTACAAAAACAACCGAGACTACTATACGTTTACGCCCTCCTTGTTCTTTGTCGAGGAGGATGAGCAGGAGAAGGTGATTGTAGCTTCCAATGACCTACGCATCTCCAAACTGAATGCAATTATGGGACTGATTTGA